In Desulfomonile tiedjei, a single genomic region encodes these proteins:
- a CDS encoding DMT family transporter has protein sequence MELFYLLLAAIAGACAPTQAGINSQLRILIEDPVLAALISFAVGTTGLLIYALVVRLPWPAMQTLVQLPWWLWSGGLLGAFIVAVTIVLVPKLGAATLMACMIAGQMVASLLLDHYGIVGYSEHPASIWRVLGVALVVSGVVIIKRF, from the coding sequence ATGGAGCTGTTTTACCTTCTTCTTGCGGCTATTGCAGGCGCTTGCGCGCCCACTCAGGCCGGGATAAACTCCCAACTCCGTATATTAATTGAAGATCCGGTTCTGGCTGCTCTCATTTCATTCGCTGTGGGAACGACAGGTCTTTTGATTTATGCCCTTGTCGTTCGCCTGCCCTGGCCTGCCATGCAGACACTGGTGCAGCTCCCGTGGTGGTTGTGGTCAGGCGGGCTGCTTGGGGCCTTTATCGTGGCCGTTACCATTGTTCTCGTCCCCAAGCTCGGAGCCGCGACATTGATGGCATGCATGATTGCCGGCCAGATGGTTGCCTCATTGCTCCTCGACCACTATGGCATCGTCGGGTACTCCGAACACCCCGCGTCCATTTGGAGGGTCTTGGGAGTAGCATTGGTCGTATCAGGGGTAGTAATCATAAAGAGGTTCTAA
- a CDS encoding prepilin peptidase encodes MEFDVDLFRAVAIFMFGAAIGSFLNVVIVRLPERKSIVYPPSNCPDCGHPIRPYDNIPVVSFLFLRGRCRDCGARISWRYPLVELLTACLGLALYMKLDLTAELGVFFVFCTAMMAVFWIDLDHMIIPDVISLSGIVLGIAAATAGYVPGVDWRFSLLGAGLGGVALYVPALIYERLRGIEGLGGGDVKLLIMIGAFTGPYGVIFVMFSASLMGSIGALISMWTRRIDSTTPIPFGPFLTAAAVFYVFFGNEIIDRFFG; translated from the coding sequence ATGGAGTTTGACGTAGATCTTTTCAGGGCGGTGGCGATCTTTATGTTTGGAGCCGCGATAGGCAGTTTCTTGAATGTGGTTATTGTACGGCTCCCGGAAAGAAAGTCGATCGTTTACCCCCCTTCAAATTGCCCTGACTGCGGCCATCCCATTAGACCTTACGATAACATACCGGTGGTCAGCTTCCTTTTCCTTCGCGGGCGGTGCCGTGATTGCGGGGCCCGAATTTCTTGGAGATATCCTTTAGTAGAGTTATTGACAGCCTGTCTGGGCCTGGCCCTTTACATGAAGCTGGACCTGACAGCAGAATTAGGGGTTTTCTTTGTATTTTGCACCGCGATGATGGCCGTCTTCTGGATTGACCTGGACCACATGATCATCCCGGACGTAATATCTCTAAGCGGAATTGTTCTTGGGATTGCTGCGGCCACCGCGGGTTACGTTCCCGGCGTGGACTGGAGGTTCTCGCTCCTCGGGGCAGGCCTGGGAGGAGTCGCTTTGTATGTGCCGGCACTGATTTATGAAAGGCTTCGGGGAATAGAAGGGCTGGGCGGAGGGGATGTGAAGCTGTTGATCATGATTGGTGCCTTCACCGGTCCGTATGGCGTGATCTTCGTGATGTTTTCCGCTTCACTGATGGGCTCGATCGGAGCCCTCATATCCATGTGGACCAGGCGAATTGATTCCACGACCCCCATCCCCTTCGGACCGTTCCTGACTGCGGCAGCCGTATTCTATGTGTTTTTCGGAAATGAGATAATTGACCGTTTCTTCGGATAA
- a CDS encoding DNA internalization-related competence protein ComEC/Rec2, translated as MPKRFQDNLERYPGVLAALFLCSGIIVASRADLPLSVWFLAALLPILPLVLVAQRAEKKPLLWCAVGALFFVLGLCLTTERLNPREGIEPSVQKCVIHATVAKTWARGPDFRTLLVYSGRNVTQGTSLPGAGRLLIRHNKVPLCAGDRIAFQSRIRTPLNRGNPGEYDWETDCKNEGILWLASVRGEDSVAVLKRGSSFLPGAILFRAREAMAGFLETHSGRFLGESSAKPVKGILKGIIVGDMGDIDPDLNRDFVDSGLVHALSASGLHVAIVAFLTLMLVKVGVRAVPSVLLWLPLRKLAALACIPAVVTYCLLVGARVPAVRSMIMGLVVATAILLDKKWHSFNSLALAGIIILLIYPLSLFTPSFQLSFASVAGILLMVSPVMSRLYGKDSESTLDSVDAEGGRHEGLGRLLHGLRPLTAVALTSAAATIAVLPFLVQTFHSFPVYTVFANLASDFMITGALSIGLLATAVGVGLPEVGSWVLAPAAFLTLMIIKIASFFSALPGSTVLIPHMGTTEFVVATGIAFFMLWYVRGPLGRKYHVISASGLALVAVVAIPPWVGPDADLEVRFLNVGKGDAAFVRAPGTRGLLIDGGVANEHFDCGRSIVAPFLKWNGNRSLDGILISHPQMDHMGGVLAVIGRMPPSRVWWNPVDVQSSYLDAIVAAARAEGAMILPADRHQEPVRLGGATLRFLNRSCPRGKGRMSHYEVNDASVVCRVEYGDVSFLFTGDIEREGERELLAAGVPLAATVLKVAHHGGKTSTNRDFLEAVRPKIAVISCDGADLGAFPNQQVVERLASAGVQIFITGRDGAVTVRTDGRDLRYEVGRAGKGKRKEEHSEPFAFSIMKRQHATAATWPLN; from the coding sequence ATGCCCAAGCGCTTTCAAGACAACCTGGAACGATATCCTGGAGTATTGGCGGCCTTATTTCTATGCTCCGGCATAATTGTGGCTTCTCGCGCCGATCTGCCCCTGTCGGTTTGGTTCCTCGCCGCGCTGCTTCCAATCCTGCCCCTAGTCCTTGTCGCGCAGAGAGCCGAGAAAAAACCGCTGCTATGGTGCGCAGTGGGGGCTCTTTTTTTCGTCTTGGGCCTATGTTTGACGACCGAGCGACTCAATCCGCGCGAAGGCATTGAACCTTCGGTGCAAAAGTGCGTGATCCACGCCACCGTTGCCAAGACCTGGGCTAGAGGACCCGATTTTCGGACGCTCCTGGTGTACTCGGGCAGGAATGTTACTCAGGGAACGTCGCTGCCGGGCGCCGGCAGGCTCTTGATCAGACATAACAAGGTCCCCTTGTGCGCCGGTGACAGAATAGCCTTCCAGAGCCGAATACGCACACCCCTAAACAGGGGTAATCCAGGTGAGTACGACTGGGAGACTGACTGCAAGAATGAGGGCATACTTTGGCTCGCCTCGGTCCGAGGAGAAGATTCCGTAGCAGTACTTAAAAGGGGATCTTCGTTCCTGCCCGGGGCGATCCTGTTCCGGGCGCGGGAAGCCATGGCTGGCTTCTTGGAAACCCATTCAGGAAGGTTCCTTGGCGAAAGTTCGGCAAAGCCTGTGAAGGGTATCCTGAAAGGCATTATCGTCGGAGACATGGGAGACATAGATCCGGACTTGAACCGAGACTTCGTGGATTCCGGGCTGGTACATGCTCTCTCTGCCTCGGGCTTGCACGTTGCTATAGTGGCATTTCTCACTCTTATGCTGGTAAAGGTTGGCGTGAGGGCCGTGCCGTCTGTCCTCCTTTGGCTTCCTTTGCGAAAGCTCGCGGCCCTAGCTTGCATCCCCGCGGTGGTAACTTACTGCCTTCTGGTTGGAGCGCGTGTTCCCGCGGTGCGGTCCATGATCATGGGGCTGGTAGTTGCTACGGCCATATTGCTGGACAAGAAGTGGCACTCCTTCAACTCCCTGGCTCTCGCGGGGATTATCATCCTGCTTATTTATCCTCTGTCGCTTTTCACTCCAAGCTTTCAGCTCTCATTCGCGTCGGTCGCGGGAATTCTTCTGATGGTTTCTCCGGTCATGAGTCGGTTGTACGGCAAGGACTCGGAAAGCACCCTTGACTCAGTGGACGCGGAGGGTGGAAGGCACGAGGGTCTCGGCAGATTGTTGCACGGTCTGCGACCATTAACAGCGGTTGCGTTGACTTCCGCCGCCGCGACGATAGCGGTCTTGCCTTTCCTGGTCCAGACGTTCCATTCGTTTCCGGTCTATACCGTGTTCGCCAATCTTGCCAGCGATTTCATGATAACGGGTGCTTTGTCTATTGGCTTGCTTGCCACTGCCGTCGGAGTAGGCCTTCCGGAGGTGGGGTCGTGGGTTTTGGCGCCGGCAGCCTTTTTGACCTTAATGATAATCAAGATTGCGTCTTTTTTTTCGGCCCTGCCCGGCAGCACGGTTTTGATACCGCATATGGGAACCACGGAATTTGTTGTTGCCACTGGAATAGCCTTTTTTATGCTGTGGTACGTAAGAGGACCTCTCGGAAGGAAGTACCATGTGATTTCTGCGTCAGGCCTTGCTTTGGTCGCTGTCGTCGCAATTCCGCCATGGGTCGGTCCGGACGCTGATCTCGAGGTGCGCTTCTTAAACGTGGGCAAAGGGGATGCTGCCTTTGTTCGAGCGCCGGGCACCAGAGGATTGCTGATAGACGGGGGGGTGGCGAACGAGCACTTTGACTGCGGCAGGAGCATAGTGGCGCCGTTTCTCAAATGGAACGGGAATCGGTCCTTGGACGGGATTTTGATCAGTCATCCTCAGATGGACCATATGGGCGGAGTGCTTGCTGTGATAGGTCGAATGCCCCCCTCTCGCGTTTGGTGGAACCCGGTTGATGTTCAATCCAGTTACCTCGATGCGATAGTGGCCGCGGCCCGAGCGGAAGGCGCGATGATCTTGCCGGCCGACAGGCATCAAGAGCCGGTACGTCTGGGTGGAGCCACGCTGCGTTTCCTGAACCGATCATGTCCGCGAGGGAAAGGCCGGATGTCCCATTATGAGGTAAACGATGCTTCTGTGGTTTGCAGAGTGGAATATGGTGATGTCTCTTTTCTTTTCACGGGTGACATCGAGAGGGAAGGCGAACGGGAGCTTCTTGCGGCCGGCGTGCCTCTCGCCGCGACGGTACTCAAGGTTGCCCATCACGGGGGCAAAACCTCTACCAACAGAGATTTCCTAGAAGCGGTTCGTCCCAAGATAGCGGTCATTTCTTGCGACGGCGCGGATCTCGGTGCGTTCCCTAACCAACAAGTCGTGGAACGCCTTGCATCCGCGGGGGTTCAGATATTCATTACCGGCCGAGACGGCGCTGTCACTGTCAGGACTGACGGCAGGGACCTGCGGTACGAGGTCGGCCGTGCCGGCAAGGGAAAAAGAAAAGAGGAACACAGTGAGCCCTTCGCATTCTCAATCATGAAACGGCAGCACGCAACCGCTGCGACCTGGCCGCTCAACTGA
- a CDS encoding DUF4115 domain-containing protein, whose translation MESFGAYLKSLREEKGKSLEDIAVGTKIPASNLDFLEKDRYDLLPPRVFVKGFIRSYVQELGLNPEETVKRFEAFTKDGEMPDYSEEEHPVFHQKTSSRSFVSTRWFTVVLTALGVVSLSILVLTGVTRLILSDDGHEAARPKVTTAQPRGFTESTARIETDQINDDTAFGDPAPAQAGKKVLEIKAFANTWIRVEPDNGPAEELMMAPGDIQIFTAKQSFSVQTSNAGGIRVRFEGRELPALGKTHQALSMTLP comes from the coding sequence ATGGAATCCTTTGGAGCGTACCTCAAGAGCCTTCGCGAAGAGAAAGGGAAATCTCTCGAGGACATTGCTGTCGGCACAAAAATTCCGGCATCAAATCTCGACTTTCTCGAAAAGGATCGTTACGATCTGCTCCCTCCGCGTGTATTCGTGAAAGGCTTCATAAGGTCTTATGTCCAAGAATTGGGGCTGAATCCGGAGGAAACTGTCAAGCGTTTCGAGGCTTTTACCAAAGATGGAGAGATGCCCGACTACTCAGAAGAGGAGCACCCTGTTTTCCATCAAAAGACTTCGTCACGATCGTTCGTTTCCACCAGATGGTTTACGGTTGTGCTGACCGCGCTCGGAGTGGTCTCGCTGAGCATCTTAGTTCTTACCGGGGTGACTCGACTGATCCTTTCAGATGACGGCCACGAGGCAGCCCGGCCTAAAGTTACGACCGCGCAGCCGCGAGGATTCACCGAGTCTACAGCTCGCATAGAGACCGATCAAATCAATGATGATACCGCTTTCGGCGATCCGGCCCCCGCGCAGGCCGGGAAGAAGGTTCTGGAAATCAAGGCTTTTGCAAATACCTGGATCCGAGTTGAACCGGACAACGGCCCGGCCGAAGAACTGATGATGGCCCCCGGGGATATCCAGATTTTCACGGCAAAACAGAGCTTTTCAGTCCAGACGAGCAACGCCGGCGGCATCAGAGTACGGTTTGAAGGCAGGGAATTGCCGGCCCTCGGGAAAACCCATCAGGCCCTGTCCATGACCTTGCCATGA